Proteins encoded together in one Centropristis striata isolate RG_2023a ecotype Rhode Island chromosome 6, C.striata_1.0, whole genome shotgun sequence window:
- the LOC131973355 gene encoding tripartite motif-containing protein 16-like — protein MAQKGAQLDRETFSCSICLDLLKDPVATSCGHSYCMQCIKTHWDGEDRKGIYSCPECRQTFTPRPVLLKNTMLAVLVDELKKTGLPAAPADLCYAGPEDVACDVCTGRKLKAFKSCLQCLASYCEKHLQPHYESPRFKKHKLVEPSEKLQENICSRHDEVMKMFCRTDQKSICYLCSVDEHKGHDTVSAAAERTEKQKELEVSRQNIQQRIQDREKDVKLLQQEVQNINRSADKTVEDGEKIFTELIRLLEKRSSEVKQQVRSQQETEVSRVKELEEKLQQEIRELKRKDAELKKLSHTEDHNQFLHSYPSLSALSESTSSIQIRPLRYFEDVTAAVSEVRDKLQDVLREEWTKLSLTEVDVLLSDSPAEPTTRAGFLKYSCEITLDPNTAHTRLLLSEGNRKATCMSNQSYPSHPDRFTSYIQVLSRESLTGRCYWEVEWRGYGVDVAASYKNISRGGNDSRFGYNDNSWSLRCYNKSYTFMYNNIDTPVSGPHSSRVGVYLDHRAGILSFYGVSDTMTLLHRVQTTFTQPLYAGLWFGNSYGDTAEFCKLK, from the coding sequence atggcgcAGAAAGGAGCTCAGCTGGACCGGGAAACTTTCTCTTGttccatctgtctggatctactgaaggatccAGTGGCTACTTCTTGTGGACACAGCTACTGTATGCAGTGTATTAAAACACACTGGGATGGAGAGGATAGAAAGGGAATCTACAGCTGCCCTGAGTGCAGACAGACATTCACACCGAGGCCTGTCCtgctgaaaaacaccatgttagcagTTTTAGTGGATGAGCTGAAGAAGACCGGACTcccagctgctcctgctgatctCTGCTATGCTGGACCAGAagatgtggcctgtgatgtCTGCACTGGTAGAAAACTGAAAGCTTTCAAGTCCTGTCTGCAGTGTCTGGCCTCGTACTGTGAGAAACACCTTCAGCCTCATTATGAATCACCGAGATTTAagaaacacaagctggtggagccctccgagaagctgcaggagaacatctgctctcgtcacgatgaggtgatgaagatgttctGCCGTACAGATCAGAAGtctatctgttatctctgctctgtggatgaacataaaggccacgacacggtctcagctgcagcagaacggacggagaagcagaaagagctggaggtgagtcgacaaaacatccagcagagaatccaggacagagagaaagatgtgaagctgcttcaacaggaggtgcagaacatcaatCGCTCCGCTGATAAAACAGTGGAGGACGGCGAGAAGATCTTCACCGAGCTGATCCGTCTCTTGGAGAAAAGAAGCTCTgaggtgaagcagcaggtcagatcccagcaggaaactgaagtgAGTCGAGTCAAAGAGCttgaggagaagctgcagcaggagatcagagagctgaagaggaaagacgcTGAGCTGAAGaagctctcacacacagaggaccacaaccagtttctgcacagctacccctcactgtcagcactcagTGAGTCTACATCCAGCATCCAGATCCGTCCTCTGCGCTACTTTGAGGACGTGACAGCGGCTGTGTCAGAAGTCAGAGACAAACTACAGGACGTCCTGAGAGAGGAATGGACAAAGCTCTCACTgactgaagtggatgttttactgtcagattcaCCAGCAGAGCCCACAACCAGAGCTGGattcttaaaatattcatgtgagatcacactggatccaaacacagcacacacacggctgttattatctgaggggaacagaaaagcaacatGCATGAGTAATCAGTCTTATCCAAGTCACCCAGACAGATTCACTTCATATATTCAGGTCCTgagtagagagagtctgactggacgttgttactgggaggtggagtggagaGGATATGGAGTTGATGTAGCAGCTTCATACAAGAATATCAGCAGAGGGGGGAATGACTCTAGATTTGGATACAATGACAATTCTTGGTCATTACGATGTTACAACAAAAGTTATACATTTATGTACAACAACATCGACACTCCTGTCTCAGGTCCTCACTCCTCCAGAGTGggagtgtacctggatcacagagcaggtattctgtccttctacGGCGTCTCTGACaccatgaccctcctccacagagtccagaccacatTCACTCAGCCGCTCTATGCTGGACTTTGGTTTGGTAACAGTTATGGAGACActgctgagttctgtaaactcaaataa
- the LOC131973354 gene encoding E3 ubiquitin/ISG15 ligase TRIM25-like — MAQKGAQLDRETFSCSICLDLLKDPVTTSCGHSYCMKCIKTHWDGEDRKGIYSCPECRQTFTPRPVLLKNTMLAVLVDELKKTGLPAAPADLCYAGPEDVACDVCTGRKLKAFKSCLQCLASYCEKHLQPHYESPRFKKHKLVEPSEKLQENVCSRHDEVMKMFCRTDQKSICYLCSVEEHKGHDTVSAAAERTEKQKELEVSRQNIQQRIQDREKDVKLLQQEVHNINRSADKTVEDGEKVFTELIRLLEKRSSEVKQQVRSQQDTEVSRVKELEEKLQQEIRELKRKDAELKNLSHTEDHNQFLHSYPSLSALRESTSSIQIRPLRYFEDVTWAVSEVRDKLQDVLREEWTKLSLTLTEVDVLLSDSPAEPTTRAGFLKYSCEITLDPNTAHTRLLLSEGNRKATCMSNNQSYPSHPDRFTSYIQVLSRESLTGRCYWEVELRGGGVDVAASYKNIIRGGNDSRFGCNDKSWSLQCCKQSSTFMYNNINTPVSGPHSSRVGVYLDHRAGILSFYSVSDTMTLLHRVQTTFTQPLYAGLRLYISNGDTAEFCKLK; from the coding sequence atggcgcAGAAAGGAGCTCAGCTGGACCGGGAAACTTTCTCTTGttccatctgtctggatctactgaaggatccgGTGACTACTTCTTGTGGACACAGCTACTGTATGAAGTGTATTAAAACACACTGGGATGGAGAGGATAGAAAGGGAATCTACAGCTGCCCTGAGTGCAGACAGACGTTCACACCGAGGCCTGTCCtgctgaaaaacaccatgttagcagTTTTAGTGGATGAGCTGAAGAAGACCGGACTcccagctgctcctgctgacCTCTGCTATGCTGGACCAGAagatgtggcctgtgatgtctgcactgggagaaaactgaaagcTTTCAAGTCCTGTCTGCAGTGTCTGGCCTCGTACTGTGAGAAACACCTTCAGCCTCATTATGAATCACCGAGATTTAagaaacacaagctggtggagccctCCGAGAAGCTCCAGGAGAACGTCTGCTCTCGTCAcgatgaggtgatgaagatgttctGCCGTACTGATCAGAAGtctatctgttatctctgctctgtggaggaacataaaggccacgacacggtctcagctgcagcagaacggacggagaagcagaaagagctggaggtgagtcgacaaaacatccagcagagaatccaggacagagagaaagatgtgaagctgcttcaacaggaggTGCACAACATCAATCGCTCCGCTGATAAAACAGTGGAGGATGGTGAGAAGGTCTTCACTGAGCTGATCCGTCTCTTGGAGAAAAGAAGCTCCgaggtgaagcagcaggtcagatcccagcaggaCACTGAAGTGAGTCGAGTCAAAGAGCttgaggagaagctgcagcaggagatcagagagctgaagaggaaagacgcTGAGCTGAAgaatctctcacacacagaggaccacaaccagtttctgcacagctacccctcactgtcagcactcagAGAGTCTACATCCAGCATCCAGATCCGTCCTCTGCGCTACTTTGAGGACGTGACATGGGCTGTGTCAGAAGTCAGAGACAAACTACAGGACGTCCTGAGAGAGGAATGGACAAAGCTCTCACTGACACTgactgaagtggatgttttactgtcagattcaCCAGCAGAGCCCACGACCAGAGCTGGattcttaaaatattcatgtgagatcacactggatccaaacacagcacacacacggctgttattatctgaggggaacagaaaagcaacatGCATGAGTAATAATCAGTCTTATCCAAGTCACCCAGACAGATTCACTTCATATATTCAGGTCCTgagtagagagagtctgactggacgttgttactgggaggtggagttGAGAGGGGGTGGAGTTGATGTAGCAGCTTCATACAAGAACATCATCAGAGGGGGGAATGACTCTAGATTTGGATGCAATGACAAATCTTGGTCATTACAATGTTGCAAACAAAGTTCTACATTTAtgtacaacaacatcaacactcCCGTCTCAGGTCCTCACTCCTCCAGAGTGggagtgtacctggatcacagagcaggtattctgtccttctacagcgtctctgaCACCATGactctcctccacagagtccagaccacgttCACTCAGCCGCTCTATGCTGGACTTCGGCTTTATATCAGTAATGGAGACActgctgagttctgtaaactcaaataa
- the LOC131973368 gene encoding tripartite motif-containing protein 16-like, producing MAQKGAQLDRETFSCSICLDLLKDPVATTCGHSYCMKCIKTHWDEEDRKGIYSCPECRQTFTPRPVLLKNTMLAVLVDELKKTGLPAASADLCYAGPEDVACDVCTGRKLKAFKSCLQCLASYCEKHLQPHYESPRFKKHKLVEPSEKLQENICSRHDEVMKMFCRTDQKCICYLCSVEEHKGHDTVSAAAERTEKQKELEVSRQNIQQRIQDREKDVKLLQQEVQNINRSADKTVEDGEKVFTELIRLLEKRSSEVKQQVRSQQETEVSRVKELEEKLQQEIRELQRKDAELKNLSNTEDHNQFLHSYPSLSALSESTSSIQIRPLRYFEDVTAAVSEVRDKLQDVLREEWSKLSLTEVDVLLSDSPAEPTTRAGFLKYSCEITLDPNTANTRLLLSEGNRKATFMSNDQSYPSHPDRFTEWCQVLSRESLTGRCYWEVEWGGGVVEVAASYNNISRGSGSYDSGFGRNDKSWSLQCSNNKNTFMYNNIDTPVSGPHSSSVGVYLDHRAGILSFYSVSDTMTLLHRVQTTFTQPLYAGLRFYHSFGDTAEFCKLK from the coding sequence atggcgcAGAAAGGAGCTCAGCTGGACCGGGAAACTTTCTCTTGTTCgatctgtctggatctactgaaggatccgGTGGCGACTACATGTGGACACAGCTACTGTATGAAGTGTATTAAAACACACTGGGATGAAGAGGATAGAAAGGGAATCTACAGCTGCCCTGAGTGCAGACAGACGTTCACTCCGAGGCCTGTCCtgctgaaaaacaccatgttagcagTTTTAGTGGATGAGCTGAAGAAGACCGGACTCCCAGCTGCTTCTGCTGATCTCTGCTATGCTGGACCAGAagatgtggcctgtgatgtctgcactgggagaaaactgaaagcTTTCAAGTCCTGTCTGCAGTGTCTGGCCTCGTACTGTGAGAAACACCTTCAGCCTCATTATGAATCACCGAGATTTAagaaacacaagctggtggagccctccgagaagctgcaggagaacatctgctctcgtcacgatgaggtgatgaagatgttctGCCGTACAGATCAGAAGTGtatctgttatctctgctctgtggaggaacataaaggccacgacacggtctcagctgcagcagaacggacggagaagcagaaagagctggaggtgagtcgacaaaacatccagcagagaatccaggacagagagaaagatgtgaagctgcttcaacaggaggtgcagaacatcaatCGCTCCGCTGATAAAACAGTGGAAGATGGTGAGAAGGTCTTCACCGAGCTGATCCGTCTCTTGGAGAAAAGAAGCTCCgaggtgaagcagcaggtcagatcccagcaggaaactgaagtgAGTCGAGTCAAAGAGCttgaggagaagctgcagcaggagatcagagagctgcagaggaaAGACGCTGAGCTGAAGAATCTCTcaaacacagaggaccacaaccagtttctgcacagctacccctcactgtcagcactcagTGAGTCTACATCCAGCATCCAGATCCGTCCTCTGCGCTACTTTGAGGACGTGACAGCGGCTGTGTCAGAAGTCAGAGACAAACTACAGGACGTCCTGAGAGAGGAATGGTCAAAGCTCTCACTgactgaagtggatgttttactgtcagattcaCCAGCAGAGCCCACGACCAGAGCTGGattcttaaaatattcatgtgagatcacactggatccaaacacagcaaacacacgGCTGTTATTATCTGAGGGGAACAGAAAAGCAACGTTCATGAGTAATGATCAGTCTTATCCAAGTCACCCAGACAGATTCACTGAATGGTGTCAGGTCCTgagtagagagagtctgactggacgttgttactgggaggtggagtgggGAGGGGGTGTAGTTGAAGTAGCAGCTTCATACAACAATATAAGCAGAGGGTCGGGGTCGTATGACTCTGGATTTGGACGCAATGACAAATCTTGGTCATTACAATGttccaacaacaaaaatacatttatgtacAACAACATCGACACTCCTGTCTCAGGTCCTCACTCCTCCAGTGTGggagtgtacctggatcacagagcaggtattctgtccttctacagcgtctctgaCACCATGactctcctccacagagtccagaccacgttCACTCAGCCGCTCTACGCTGGACTTCGGTTTTATCACAGTTTTGGAGACActgctgagttctgtaaactcaaataa